The DNA region AAACCACTCATTTACCAAAAatatatatacaaacaaacacaaccaTAGTGTACCCTTTTAAAgaatttcaaatattttaaagTCTCCAATCCAAAAGCTCCACAAAAAAAGGAGAAACAAAGTGACCCTTTTGTTGTTTTTCTACATCTATGGCTATTAGAtgcaaaatgaaatgaaatttgaGTTTTTAGTATTAATTTAACAACTAGTTTTAATGGAACCTCCTGATGATTTTTGGTCTTCATTATGGAGCATGTTCTGCTTTCTCCCATATTTCATCAGCCTTTGCATTCTAGGCACCATTAAAGGTAAATTTTATGTGAATTTTTTTCATGCTTTATTGTTTCTTGCCTGTATTGTGTTTTAAAAGTTGTTATTTATAAATATCAACTTgtttatattaatatataaataaaaataaaaataaatggattGTTAGATATTGAACTCTAGATCAACGTTACTTGCATGTATTTCATTTTGaaatatattatatatttgaAGATTTAActctttttttaaaattatttacatgttttttttatgattaattaCTTAGATTTGTTTACTAAAACTGTTTTCAGGTGTTATTTTCTGTCCAATAATATGCTTAATAATGACAATTTCAAACTCATCAATCATACTTGGTCTTTGGTGCATACATATTATTTGGACATATTATAGTGTTCTAAGGTACATCTTTTTGGCTTCAACAAAAatctatatttttttatttatttttgtgattttttattgatttttcGAACTTATTACAGATGTAAACGATTTGGACCACTATTGAAGTTTGTGATGTGCACAATTCTACTTCCATTGATGTTGATTTTATGGCCAattgttggaatttttggaagTGTTGTAGGTGGTGTTGCCTATGGATTTCTTTCACCATTATTCGCTACTTTTGAAGCTATTGAAGGAGAAGACAACAAGATTTTCCACTGTTTTATTGTATGTTTTGTTTCCTTATTTTAAGTAACAAGAAAAATCGTAGCAATGTGTTATTCTGAAGAAAAAAAACGTGTCCATGCTAGTTTCGGTGTATGAAATTGACACAAATATTTATGATTACGTTtaacttatttatttttataaattgTTACTGATGTCAATGTTTTAGTAATGTTATCATGTTTTTAGTATCCGTGCTTCATAGGTCGTAATATCCAAATCGTTGTCGAAATTTGTTGTGATAGGACGGAACATGGAGCGGTATTTTGAAGACGATTGATATTGTGAAGGATGTAAGAGATGCATGCTTCCATACTTATTTCTCTATCATGGATGATCTGAGACAAGATGATCCATCAAATGAAAAATATTATGAGATAAGGtttattttttaatatttctTAATCAATGAAATCACATTTTGTTAAGTTACTATTTTGTGAAACTTTATTGATGTTTTTGATGCAGGCCAGATTATCTACTTGATGCTATTGTAGCTGCAATTCTTGGAATCATAGTTGATGTTCCAATTATATCATTGGTTGCGTTATGTAAAGTTCCATACATGCTTTTCAAAGGTTGGAACCGGTTGTTTCGCGACCTAATCGGTCGCGAAGGACCTTTCTTGGAGACAATATGTATGCCTTTTGCAGGACTTGCTATCCTTCTATGGCCACTTGCTGTTGTCGGCGCGTTTCTCGCATCCGTGATAGCAAGTATCTTTCTCGGCGCTCGTGCTGGAGTGGTTGTCTATCAGGTTATTTATAGCTTCTTGTATTACGCTTCTTGTACTACGCTGTATAGAACGTTGTTGGAGTGGTTGTCTATCAGGTTATTTATAGCTTCTTGTATTACGTTGTATAGAACGTTATTGTCTATCAGGTTATTTATAGTTTCTTATATTATAGTTTCTCGCATCCGTGATAGAACGCTGACATATCAGACACGATACTAACACGGATACGTATGTGCCTGATAATGCAGGAATCATCTTTTTTGTTTGGCCTTCGATACATTGTTGCAACTTTGTCTCTTTACGATGAATATAGTAATGATGTTCTTGACATGCCGGAAGGATCTTGCTTCCCAAGGTTTCATATTTCATTCATTCCTAATATATcttgtttttgagattttcaTTTAATGATGCTATTGACTTGTGTTTTTGATAGACCAAAATATCGACGAAAAAAGATCGAAATATCACAGACAACTTCACGTTCAAATTCCATCTCAAAAATGAAGTCTTTAACAAAGACTATTTCACGTACAATGACTCTGACTAATAACATAGCCGAGTTAAAACCATTTGAGGTACTTTTTACCAATTTAGATTTAAAACATTCATATTTTCTTACTTTTATTCTAGTAGCAAATTGTGAATTTACgaatttttaatcaaaatcagACCATTGATATTTCAACTATACAATTCAAAAATCGACTACAAAAGTGTAAGAGACTTTCAAATTTTAACTCTTATTATGCAATATATAGTTATTAGATGGCTTGTGCAAAGAATGTCATAAAGTAGGTGAAACATTGGTTTCTCAAAGACTAATAACACATGATGACATACAAGAAGCCATGTTTGGCAAAGAGAGTAAAGTCATAAGTATTGGTTTGCCAGCTTATTGTCTTCTTCAAGCGCTTTTGCGCTCCATTAAAGCCGATTCTCCCGGTATATTGATAAGTAAGTGAAACACTTATTTCTATTTTAATTAAGCATTTATAATATAAGCGCTTATAATATAATTGCTTATATGTATTATAAGTTGATCACTTCCTCAAATGCAGCTGATGATACTGAGCTAACTACAACAAATAGACCAAAGGAAAAGTTTTTTGAATGGTTCCTTAATCCACTTTTGATCATTAAAGATCAAATCAAAGCTGAAAATCTTTCTGTTTCAGAAGAGGACTACTTATGCAAATTAGTTTTGTTCAATGGCGATTCTGAAAGGGTAAAAAATTTAACTTTTGGTCCTCCTCCCGAATCCGACCACAAACTCGCAGAACTGAACGCATTGGCTAGAAGGTACATATCACAATAAATCAAGTTCCGAGTATAAATTATTTTTACACTAACCTCCGATAAGATTTCAGTCTTATGTTGCGTTTTCAAAATACCGTCAGAAAATAGAATAATAACTTATATTACAATACAATATTGATTTTTTATTGAATTTCTGTATAAAATTAATAATTTAGGCTGACAATATATTCCCGTTAAACTCATTCCTTATTTTTAATAATTCTTGTACATTTTATTGCAAAGGCTTCAAGGAATCACAAAATTTATCACAAGATTTCCGACATACAAAAGAAGATTCGGTGTTCTCGTGAACACATTATCCGAAGAGCTTGCTGATAAACATGGATCTTCAACAATAATCCGATCAAAAAGTGCTTTTCCTAAGATTTTTAGTTTAAAATCATTCAAAGTCAACAAAAGTAATATTTCTGATCTAGAATCTGAAGATAGAAGAGATTCAGAAACTTCATCATAAGaatatatatcatatatatcaTATATTCTTATAATGCATGTTATTTGTAAGTAATttatcataaaataaaaataaaaatataaggTATCATTATCATATTATATATATAACACAAAAAAAGAGAACGTGACTAAACTACTATGGTCCATGATCCATTAAATTTtgttatatatatttttttcttcaGTTTTTATTATATATCTATtattttccctccaattttcctatataaaatattttcaatttagttatctttttttttataaattcaaattaattaCCAAATATTTATGTAACCACCCATTATCTCCATTTCTCATCCAACTATTGCAAAACCAACTTCTCCACTTTCTCGATCAACATTTCTATAAATTAAACCAACCAATTAATTTCTCTAAAATTTCACCATAAATCATCAAAGCTCTTGCACACTCACATTGCTATTCGCACCTCCAATGGCTTCTTTTAATTTCTCTTTGAATTCCACAACCCTACTTGTGCTTCTCTTGGCTTTTTTCTCTTGTCTACAAATTTCAATTGTAGCTTCTCATGAATTTCAAGTTGGTGACCTAAAAGGTTGGGTTGTTCCACCTTCCAATGACACTGATATCTACAATATTTGGGCTTCTAACTTTAGGTTCCAAATTGGCGACTCCATAAGTATGCACTACTTCTCactctcttttatttttcttcatgCATACATCTATAATTAGGGGTTTTAAATCGGCACTACTAAAAAAAATCGAAATAGAAATAAAAAATAGAGATAATTTTTTCTCTAATATCCATTATTTCAACTTTTTCTAATAGCGCGATATCACAATTGCAGTTATATTATAATTTGTGTACACTATAACCAATCATATCCGATTACGATTGATAAAACTCTGATTATGATGATTTTGTGATAGCACTGATATCAAACACTTTGATAGCCTGATGTTAATCGCAATCACaaactattttattttatttttaaaaataaattatatatttaatGCATATATAATACTTCAACCTTGAAGATATTCACATTTATGTGAagaaattgaatttttttttgttgTGTTTGTAGTTTTCAAATACAAGAAGGATTCAGTGATGGAAGTTGGAAAAGAAAACTACAATGATTGCAATGCAACACAACCAACATTTTTCTCAAACAATGGTGACACAGAGTTCAAGTTTGGTCATTCAGGAACATTCTACTTCATAAGTGGTGCATCAGGACATTGTGAGAAAGGACAAAAAATGATTGTGAGAGTCATGATTCAGGATCTTCATTCCAAATCTTCTGCATACCATGTTCCTGTTTTTCCAATTGGTGTCTTTGTTTTTGCATTTGTTGTTTCCTATGTAATTTGAGTATTTTAAGGATTAGTGCAATTTTTTTCTTCATGTTTTTGTAATTTTGTCTCCctttgtttgtgtgttttggtttgtATGACAGTTCATAGTTTGGAATATTATTTTATATATTCTTCTATCATAATTTATAATGTCTGTATTTTATTTTTCATATACTTAAAATGAGTATGTCTCAAATATAATCCAGATTTAAATAGTTGATGGTTGGATTCctaccaaaaataaaaataatttttcaatttttttatatgGACAAATCCGTCAAAATAATACGACAGTTTTATGAGgttttttcatttttgtttttaacTCATCTAAATtattgaattaaaaataaaatctaaaTAATTAGAGTATAAAAGCCGTAGATTAAACCATTAAATATTTGATTACTCACTCAAACGCTACATTTATGATATAAATAAGTTTTAAAGATTTAAAATAAACGCTAATTCAATTGCAATGCCTAATCGGTCCAACTCCAATATCATATGATATATTATGAGAATATAAATTATTTCGGTGCTAAAACTATTTATTTCTCAATCAATCATATATATGTTATGAGAATATAAATTTTGTCAAATTGTCATTATAAACTAATTAGGGAGTATTTCTCAGAATCTGAGTATTATGGTACAAATCTACACGTTGGA from Lathyrus oleraceus cultivar Zhongwan6 chromosome 1, CAAS_Psat_ZW6_1.0, whole genome shotgun sequence includes:
- the LOC127123653 gene encoding uncharacterized membrane protein At3g27390, encoding MEPPDDFWSSLWSMFCFLPYFISLCILGTIKGVIFCPIICLIMTISNSSIILGLWCIHIIWTYYSVLRCKRFGPLLKFVMCTILLPLMLILWPIVGIFGSVVGGVAYGFLSPLFATFEAIEGEDNKIFHCFIDGTWSGILKTIDIVKDVRDACFHTYFSIMDDLRQDDPSNEKYYEIRPDYLLDAIVAAILGIIVDVPIISLVALCKVPYMLFKGWNRLFRDLIGREGPFLETICMPFAGLAILLWPLAVVGAFLASVIASIFLGARAGVVVYQESSFLFGLRYIVATLSLYDEYSNDVLDMPEGSCFPRPKYRRKKIEISQTTSRSNSISKMKSLTKTISRTMTLTNNIAELKPFELLDGLCKECHKVGETLVSQRLITHDDIQEAMFGKESKVISIGLPAYCLLQALLRSIKADSPGILITDDTELTTTNRPKEKFFEWFLNPLLIIKDQIKAENLSVSEEDYLCKLVLFNGDSERVKNLTFGPPPESDHKLAELNALARRLQGITKFITRFPTYKRRFGVLVNTLSEELADKHGSSTIIRSKSAFPKIFSLKSFKVNKSNISDLESEDRRDSETSS
- the LOC127123659 gene encoding early nodulin-like protein 1, which codes for MASFNFSLNSTTLLVLLLAFFSCLQISIVASHEFQVGDLKGWVVPPSNDTDIYNIWASNFRFQIGDSIIFKYKKDSVMEVGKENYNDCNATQPTFFSNNGDTEFKFGHSGTFYFISGASGHCEKGQKMIVRVMIQDLHSKSSAYHVPVFPIGVFVFAFVVSYVI